The following proteins come from a genomic window of Candidatus Neomarinimicrobiota bacterium:
- a CDS encoding xanthine dehydrogenase family protein subunit M yields the protein MPMYRLRENLQIHRKGAEIGEEIVDYFKPASKKELLRTISGSSFDKSKDLLLAGGTDIVVQMEHFGLEPKKLLDIKGIKSLKGIRKTGNTIHIGTLTTVTELLESKIIAKNAPLLRQAAFSFAATQIRNRSTIGGNLCNASPAGDLIPPLYALKAKVKLESAKGDRNVHIQSFFIGPGKTILKRGELLTEISFKALEKDENNFFYKLGQREAMAIAVISIAGRYKLVNGKFKNARIALGAVAPTVIRAAKTEKWLNGSEKTELILKKAGKMASEECSPISDVRGSSEYRRLMVEKLLSDLLLI from the coding sequence GTGCCGATGTACCGGTTACGTGAAAATCTTCAAATCCATCGAAAAGGCGCTGAAATTGGAGAAGAGATAGTGGATTATTTTAAGCCGGCAAGTAAAAAAGAGCTTTTGAGAACTATTTCCGGTTCTTCATTTGATAAAAGCAAAGATCTCCTGTTAGCGGGAGGCACCGATATTGTAGTGCAAATGGAGCATTTTGGACTTGAACCTAAAAAACTGCTTGATATAAAAGGGATAAAATCTCTAAAAGGGATTCGTAAAACAGGTAACACCATCCACATTGGCACGCTGACAACGGTTACAGAGCTTCTCGAATCGAAGATTATAGCGAAGAACGCTCCGCTATTACGTCAGGCGGCATTCTCCTTTGCGGCAACACAAATCAGAAATCGTTCCACAATCGGCGGAAACCTATGTAACGCCTCACCCGCAGGCGATCTGATACCTCCATTATACGCATTAAAGGCGAAAGTAAAACTTGAATCAGCAAAAGGCGATAGGAATGTCCATATACAAAGCTTTTTTATAGGACCCGGTAAAACAATTCTTAAACGTGGTGAATTGCTTACCGAAATATCCTTCAAAGCATTAGAAAAAGACGAGAATAATTTTTTCTACAAGCTCGGTCAGCGGGAAGCAATGGCAATAGCGGTAATATCCATCGCTGGGAGATATAAGTTAGTAAACGGTAAATTCAAGAATGCAAGAATCGCCCTCGGGGCAGTGGCGCCAACGGTTATAAGAGCTGCGAAGACTGAAAAATGGCTTAACGGCAGTGAAAAAACAGAATTAATTTTGAAAAAGGCGGGAAAAATGGCGTCAGAAGAGTGTTCGCCTATATCTGATGTCCGTGGAAGTAGTGAATACAGGCGTTTGATGGTTGAAAAGTTGCTCAGTGATTTGCTGCTAATTTGA